DNA sequence from the Bdellovibrionota bacterium genome:
TTCGATCAATCGGCAGACCGACAAAATCACTTTCTTCCCCTCCAGGTTGTATTTCCGAATAACCGTGGGAGAAGGAGCTTTCGGTTTGAAACGTTCGGCATCGACAAAATGGCCGAGGATCCGAATTCGAGAAGAATCGACGCCCGCTTTTCGAACCAGATCGGCTACGAACGAACTATTGCAGATAACGACGGACGCGTTTTTTAAGACATCGGCGAGCGCGCGCCCCAAGAGAGGAAATTTCCTGGGTGCGAGAAGATCGTTGCCGTGAACCCATACGACGTAGGGAATTTTATCCCTGCGCCAAAGCAACCAAGCGAGAAAACTGAAGGGAAACGCCTGGCCGCATTCGATGACGTCAAAAGGGTTTTTCCGATGGTTTCGGAGAAAGTCGATCGCCGGCATCAACGCCTGGAAAACTCGCCGGACATACGGCAAGGCCGAACAAAAAAACTTGGCTCGCTTTATTTTGTAGGGCGAGTTGCGGTCGAAGTCCGTCGAACCGGCCACCCAGGGGGTGAAAACCGTGACCGTTTCGGGACGAAAACCTCGGGCCCTTTCGTGAAGGACGCGTTCGATTCCCCCGTGCGAGGGCATGAATTCGAGCGTAAGAAGAGCTCGGCGGGTGGATGGAGGGGAGGGCATGCTGCGGCCGGATTATAGTGATGCCCCCGGAAATAACCACCGACTTTCGTTATAGCCCAAAGAGTATATGCGAGTGACATCTTGCCAGGCGTTTACTCCTTGAGAAAACGATAAACTTCCTTTCGGTGC
Encoded proteins:
- a CDS encoding glycosyltransferase family 4 protein, whose product is MPSPPSTRRALLTLEFMPSHGGIERVLHERARGFRPETVTVFTPWVAGSTDFDRNSPYKIKRAKFFCSALPYVRRVFQALMPAIDFLRNHRKNPFDVIECGQAFPFSFLAWLLWRRDKIPYVVWVHGNDLLAPRKFPLLGRALADVLKNASVVICNSSFVADLVRKAGVDSSRIRILGHFVDAERFKPKAPSPTVIRKYNLEGKKVILSVCRLIERKGIDRVIEVLPSLITTHPDLVYLIVGRGPMENILRTTVSSRHLERHVIFVGAVTDEELVDFYSVARCFVMVSRYIPAKATVEGLGVVYLEANACGIPVVAGRSGGVTDVVRHRENGLLVDPDSREEIAQALDLLLSNEEMAKSLGKTGHEFTLKPTNWNIFDVPVPERVEAAVRADDYRKRAAT